The Streptomyces sp. A2-16 sequence GTGTGGCTGCTCACCGCCGTCTACGAGCTCGACGAGGCCCGCGAGACCCGCGCCCGGCTCGCCGTGGCCGAGGAACGGCTGCGGTTCGGGCGGGACCTGCACGACGTGATGGGGCGGAACCTCGCGGTGATCGCGCTCAAGAGCGAGCTGGCCGTGCAGCTCGCCCGGCGCGGACGGGAGGAGGCCGTGGACCAGATGACCGAGGTGCAGCGGATCGCGCAGGAGACACAGCGTGAGGTGCGCGATGTCGTGCGCGGTTACCGTGAGGCCGATCTCGAGGTCGAACTCACGGGAGCGCGCGGGGTGTTGATCGCCGCGGGCATCGCCTGCGAGATCACCGGGGAGCCGGGCGAGCTGCCCGCCGAGGTGCAGTCGGCGCTGGGCTGGGTGGTCCGGGAGGCCACCACGAACGTCCTGCGGCACGGGGACGCCAAGCGGTGCACGGTGGCCGTACGGACGGAGGAGGAACGAGTGGAGCTGACCGTGGAGAACGACGGGGTGCTGAGATCGTCGGGCGGTGCCGGCGGGTCCGGGCTCGCCGGACTGCGGGAACGGCTCGCGGCCGTCGCCGGGACGCTGGAGGCGGGACCTGCCCGCGAAGGGGTGTTCCGGCTGGTGGCGCAGGTGCCGCTGCCGGCGACGGAGGCGACCTCGTGAGCGCGCGGGTCGAGTCGCGGATGAGCGCGCGGGTCGAGTCGCGGATGAGCGCGCGGGTCGAGTCGCGGGAAGTGGTCTCGTGACCCTGCGGGTGCTGCTCGCCGATGACGAGCATCTGATCCGGGGAGCGCTGGCCGCGCTGCTCTCGCTGGAGGACGACCTGGCGATCGTCGCGGAGGCGGCCACCGGCCCCGAGGCGCTGGCGATGGCCCGGGCGCACGGACCCGACGTCGCCGTACTGGATCTCCAGATGCCCGGCGCGGACGGTGTGAAGGTCGCCACATCCCTGCGGACCGAACTGCCCGAGTGCAAGGTCCTGATCGTCACCAGTCATGGACGGCCCGGGCATCTCAAGCGGGCTCTGGCGGCCGGTGTGCGGGGGTTCGTCCCCAAGACCGTGAGCGCCCAGCGGCTCGCGGAGATCATCCGCACGGTGCACGCGGGAAACCGTTACGTCGACCCCGAGTTGGCCGCCGACGCGATCTCCGCCGGGGACTCGCCGCTGACTGCCCGGGAGGCCGAGGTGCTGGAACTCGCCGCCGACGGCGCGCCCGTCGCGGAGATCGCCGAACGGGCCGCGCTGTCGCAGGGGACCGTACGGAACTACCTGTCGTCCGCCGTCTCCAAGCTCGGGGCCGAGAACCGTCACGCGGCCGTGCGGCTCGCACGCGAGCGAGGTTGGGTATAGTGGTTCTCGCGCCACGGCGCATGCGAACGTAGCTCAGTTGGTAGAGCGCAACCTTGCCAAGGTTGAGGTCGCGAGTTCGAACCTCGTCGTTCGCTCTGTTTCGGCAAAGGCCCCCGGTTCTCACCGGGGGCCTTTCGCATTACGACCAGCTCGTGCCCGTCAGTCGCTCGTACGCTTCGACGTACTTGGCGCGGGTGCGGTCCACGACCTCCTGCGGCAGCGGCGGCGGGGGCTGCTCGCTCCTGCGGTCCCAGCCGGACTCCGCCGAGGTCAGCCAGTCGCGCACGAACTGCTTGTCGTACGACGGCTGCGCGTGCCCCGGCTCCCACTGGTCGGCCGGCCAGAAGCGGGAGGAGTCCGGGGTGAGGACCTCGTCCGCGATGACGAGGGTGTCCCCGTCGAAGCCGAACTCGAACTTGGTGTCCGCGAGGATGATCCCGCGGTCCCGGGCGATGTCCCGGCCGCGCGAGTACACCGCGAGGGTCGCCTGGCGGAGCTGGGCGGCGGTGTCCGCGCCGACCCGGCGGGCGACCTCCTCGTAGGAGACGTTCTCGTCGTGCTCGCCGACAGCGGCCTTGGTGGCCGGGGTGAAGATCGGGGCGGGGAGCTCGCTGCCGTCCGTGAGGCCCTCCGGGAGGGCGAGGCCGCACACCGTGCGGGACTCGTTGTACTCCAGCAGGCCGGAGCCGGTGAGGTAGCCACGGGCGACGGCCTCCACGGGGACCATCCGGAGCGACTTGCAGACCAGGGTGCGGCCGGCCCAGTCGGCGGGGGCGCCTTCCGGAACCTCCGTGCTCAGGACGTGGTTCGGCATCACGTCGGCGATCTGGTCGAACCACCACAGCGACAGCTGGGTGAGGACGCGGCCCTTGTCGGGGATCTCGGTCGGCAGCACCCAGTCATAGGCGGACAGGCGGTCGCTGGCGACCATCACGAGGTCGCCCGCCTCGTTCTGGTACAGCTCGCGCACCTTTCCGGTGTGCAGATGCACCAGGCCCGGAACCTGGAGCGGCTCGGGCTTTTCTACGAATCCGGACACGGTTCCTCCCCGTGGGTATGTCCAACGGGTCAATTGTCCCGTACAGGCTGCTGACCTTGGACTTGGGGTCTGTTGCGGCTTGTCGGGTGCTCGGCGTGAGCTCAGTCACGCTTGCAGATGCGGTCCAGGAGATTGGCGGTGGCGCGCTGGACACGGGTGTCACGGTGGCCCGGGCGGTCCAGCGCCGGGGACCAGGCGAAGGTGCCGGCGGCGAAGACCAGGGCGCCGGAGGGAGCACGGTAGAGCGACGTCTCCTGGTGGCGCAGGGCGCCCTCGCTGTCGGCGTAGGGCGAGTGGGCGAGCAGGATGCGGTCGTCGTGCTCGGGGAGCGGGGCCCGCGGGAAGTAGCGGTCGGCCTCGCCCGCGACCAGGCCGGCGAGTTCGTCGCCCTCGTGCGCGCCGGTCGCGTCCCACAGCCAGTGCTCGGCGTTGCGGACGATCAGGGGGTGGGGTTCGGGCACCCGTCCCGCGTACTGGATGCCGACCAACTGCTGTTCGGGGCGGTCGACTTCGCGCCAGAGCACCGGTTTTCCCGGCCCCCTGCGTTTTCGGCAGGTCAGCAGGCGGTCGGGGACGCCGGACGGGGAGGGGCTCAACTCGACCTGCCAGTACATGGTGTTGGCGGACAGGAAGACCAGCGAGGTGCCGCTGTCCCTGGCTCGCTCGACCGTGCGGCGCATGGCCGTCGACCAGTACTCGTCGTGGCCGGGGAAGACCAGGCCGCGGTAGCGGGTGGGGTCGAGGTGGCCGGCGTGCAGGTCGCGGGCGTCGGCGTAGGAGAGGTCGTAGCCGTAGCGCTCGGCGAAGCGGATGAAGTCGTAGGCGTGGCCCACGTGCATCGGCAGGCCCGCGCCCGCGTACGGCCGGTCGAAGGAGACCGTGGTCGCCGCGTCGGCCTCGCCGAGGAGCCGACCGCTCTCGTCCCAGGCGTGGTAGAGGCTGGCGCCGGTACGGCCGTCCTCCGGGTAGAGGTTGTACGCCTGCCAGGTCACGTCGGGCAGCAGGAGCAGCAGGTCCGCCGGGTGATTGTCCCGGACCGTGAAGGGGATGTGCGAGCGGTAGCCGTCGACGGTGGTGAGGACGGCCACATACGCCCCGTTGCTCCAGTACGACGGGATCTGCAGCCGCCAGGACAGCCACCAGTGGTGACAGGAGACCGTGCGGTCGGCGGTCAGAGGCGGGGGCTGGACGATGCCGGAGAGACGGGGGCTGGTGGTGATCTTCGCCGCGCCGTCGCCGCCGTAGTGGCCGATGCGGTAGATGTCGACGCCGAACTCCTGCGGCGGGTCGACGGTGATGTGGAAGTCGACGGCCTCGCCGGGGGCGACCGCGCCGGTCGAGGTGAAGCCCTTGATCTGGCGGCGGACGTCGTCCGCGGAGCGGGGGCCGCCGCCGGGGGAGCTGCGCGGGGCGGGGACGCGCGGGGCGCCCTGCTTCGGGGTGTGCGCCGGGTCCGTCTCGACGTACCAGGGCACCACCTGGCCGGTGTCGTCGAAGTACGTCTCACTCCCCCGCAGCCAGGGGACGGGGCCCTGGCCGAAGGGGTCCGTCACGGCGTGCGCGAGTGCTCCCGACTCCCAGCGGCGGATGTGCTCCGGTCCTGGCCCCATGGTCGCTCCCCTCCCTCGTGCCCCCGTTGTTCGTCGTGCGCGGTGCGGTGCGGTGTGCCTGGTCGTGCGCCTGGTTGCCCGCGTGGTCGTGCGGGTGGTCGTGCGGGTGTCGTGCGTCTGTCCTATGGCGCGTGCCCTTGCCAGGTGCGCGATCGGTCCCAGCACATCACATTCCGCACTCAGGCTGTCACTATTCGTTGCGAATTGGCCGAAAGTGGAAGCGGGCATTCCGTCTCGGTCAGACGAGACGGACCGGCTTCTCGGGACGTATCCCCGACTTGACCAGCCAGGCGCGCAGCGGAGCGGGGTCGCCGTCCTCCACGAGGCTCAGGACACGGGGGGCGAGGTCCGCGGCTCGTTCGCCGTTGATGAGCAGTGACGGGCCGTCGAGCCAGTCCAGACCCGGGGCGGCCCCGGCGGTGTCGATCGCGGCGCAGCAGACCATCGCGGTGACGTGATCGGTGAGGAGCTCGCGGGCGCTGCGAGGGGGCTGCAGCGGGAAGAGGGGGAGAGCGGTGTCGTCCCACGGGGTGGCGTCGGGGGTGGTGCGGGACGGGGGTGCGGCGGCTTCCTCACGGGCGAGCTCGGCGGTGAGAGCGGCGGCGAGCGTCTCGGCTTCGCCTTGGATCTCCGGGTGTTCGCTTGTACCGGCGCTTGTATCGGCGGCTGTATCAGCGCTGGTGCCGGCCGGGGTGCCTTCGCCGGCGGGGGTGTGGTCCTGCGGGGTGGTGTCCTCGTCGGAGAGCGCGGGTGCGGCGGCCTCCGCGTCCGGCGTGACCGCGGGCACGTCCGGTGCGGGCCGGTCGGCCGTGGTGAGGGAGGTCGGGCCGGTGGGCCTGGCGGAGGTCTGGTCGGCGGGCCCGTCGGCGGGCGTGCCGAGGGGCGCCACGTCGGTGGGCCGCGCGGGGGCCGTGGAGTGGGGTGTCTCGTCCGTGTGGTGGGGGGCGGAGAGGTGAGTCAGGACTCGGGAGAGGGTGGGGGCGTCGGAGTCCGGTGAGGTGGTGCCCGGGGTGCGGCTGACGCCCTGTGCGTCGAGGACTCGGTGGAGGCGGGCCGCGTCCAGGCGCCACTTCCGGTCCACGACCTCTTCGGGGTACTCCTGCCAGTCCACCGGGGACCAGTCAGGGCCGGTCTCCGCGGGGCCGCCGTGGAAGAGGCGGGCGGCGAGGAGGGAGGCGGCCTCGTCGATCGTGCCGGGCTCCTCCAGCAGGTCGCACGCGGGGCGCTCCCCCAGCCGTGAGGCGAAGCCCTCGGCCAGGCGGTCGCGGCGCGACAGCTCGGTGAGCGCGGCCACCACGCCCGCGTCCAGACGGGAGGGCCAGCGACCCATCCGCCAGGCCGGGAGCGCGACCCGGGTCAGCAGCCGGTCCCAGCCCGCGTACGCCAGGCCCACCTGCTCCTGGGCCACGATCCGCAGGCCGTAGTCCACAGCCTGTGCGCGCTCGGCGGCCGCGGCGGCCACCCCGCGCTCCATCTGGGTCGCGTGCTCCCGGCAGCTGCGCAGCAGGAGGCGGGCCACCCAGGCGACACCCGCGCATCCCGCACGGGTGAGCGGGCAGCGGCCGGGGGCTGAGCCGACGGCCACCGCAGCGTCAAGACCGCGCACGAAACGGCGGGCCGCCGCTATGTCGGGGTGGGCCGAGGGGCCCGTACCGGCGACGACCGGGGCGAGGACCGCGCGCAGTTCGCCGACACGCATCCACCACAGGAACGGCGAGCCGATGACCAGCACCGGTGCGGCCGGCACACGGCGGTGGGAGCCGCGGACGCCCGCGATCTCGTCGTCGCGGCCCTCCTGCGGGGGCGGGCCGTGGGCGGGGTGGGTGCGGTCCTCCAGCCAGCTGTCGCAGTCCGGGGTCAGCGCTATCGCGGAAGGGGCGGGGACGTCCAGGCGGTCGGCGAGGTCGCGCACCATGCGGTACAGGTCGGGCGCGGACTCCTCGGCGATCGCGACGGTCGGGCTGACGGCGGGCCGGGCGCGGGCGACGACCAGGGCCACCGCCCCTGCGGCGAGCAGCACCACCGCCCCGAGCACACTCATGACCAGCCGGGCGGTGTCCCAGAACCCGCCCACGAGATGCCTGGTGGAACCTCCGGCGAGCAGCACCACGGCCACCGCCGCGGGCAACAGCGCCACGGCCAGCGCACGGCTGCGGATGCGCAGCACGGCCAGGGCCCGGGAGCGCGCGACCTGCGCGCCCGCCTCCGCACCGATACCGGTCATGACCGGACCTCACCCCCTCCCTGCCGTCCTGAATGCCCAGCTGTCCTGGTGTTGCTCACTCCCCCACTGTGGCACCCACCACCGACATCGCAATGCCGGTGGGCCAAGTGCCGGACCGCTTGCGCCGCACCCTAGTTGGGCCCCGGGCCCCCGTCAGCCGTATGGAGCCCCGGTCACTCGATGGAATGGCTTTGGGGAGAGGACGATGACATACAGCAAAGATCAGGCCCCGAATCCTTAGACGGATCCGGGGCCGGTCAGGTTGTTCCGGGGCGGGTGATTCGCCCCGGTTCTCAGCACTTCTCAGGCTTCGGACGCCGCCTTCGCCGCGATGTCCGTCCGGTGCTGCGAGCCGTCGAGCCGGATACGGCCCACCGCCCGGTAGGCGCGCTCGCGGGCCTCCGTGAGGTCCTTGCCGGACGCCGTGACCGACAGGACGCGGCCGCCGGCGCTGACGACCGCGTCACCGTCCTTCCTGGTCCCGGCGTGCAGGACGTACGTGTGCGGGGCGTCCTGCTCGGCCACCTCGTCGAGGCCGGTGATCGGGTCGCCGGTGCGCGGAGTGGCGGGGTAGTTGTGGGAGGCGACGACCACGGTGACCGCGGCGTCCTCGCTCCAGCGCAGCGGCGGCAGGTCCTCGAGGTTGCCGCTCGCGGCGGCGAGCAGGACACCGGCCAGCGGGGTCTTCAGGCGGGCCAGGACGACCTGGGTCTCGGGGTCGCCGAAGCGGGCGTTGAACTCGATCACCCGTACGCCCCGGGAAGTGATCGCGAGACCGGCGTACAGCAGGCCGGAGAACGGGGTGCCGCGGCGGCGCATCTCGTCGACCGTCGGCTGCAGAACCGTCTCCAGGACCTCCTCCACCAGCTTGGGGTCGGCCCAGGGCAGCGGGGAGTACGCGCCCATGCCACCGGTGTTCGGCCCCTCGTCGCCGTCGAGGGCGCGCTTGAAGTCCTGGGCGGGCTGCAGCGGGAGCACGGTGTCGCCGTCGGTGATGGCGAAGAGGGAGACCTCGGGGCCGTCGAGGAACTCCTCGATGACCACCCGGTCGCAGGCGTTGGCGTGCGCCGCTGCGGCCTCGATGTCGCTGGTCACGACCACGCCCTTGCCCGCGGCGAGACCGTCGTCCTTGACGACGTACGGGGCGCCGAAGGCGTCGAGGGCCTCGGCGACCTCCTCGGGGGTCGTGCAGACGTAGGAGCGGGCGGTCGGGACTCCGGCCGCGGCCATGACGTCCTTGGCGAAGGCCTTGGAGCCTTCGAGCTGCGCGGCCTCCCCGGACGGGCCGAAGACCGGGATGCCTGCCTCGCGCACGGCGTCGGCGACCCCCGCGACCAGCGGGGCCTCCGGGCCTACGACGACCAGGTCGGCGCCGAGTCGCTGCGCGAGCGCGGCCACCGCCCCGCCGTCGAGGGCGTCGACCGGGTGCAGCTCGGCGACCTCGGCGATACCGGCGTTGCCGGGTGCGCAGTGCAGTGCGCTGACGTCGGGGTCGAGGGACAGGGAGCGGCACAGGGCGTGTTCGCGGGCGCCGTTACCGATGACGAGGACCTTCACGGGGGTCAGCCTAACGGGGTTTTTGTGGGGGCTTCCTAAGGGGTGGAGGGAGCGGAGTCGTAGATTCCTCCAAGGCGCCTTCGGATGAGGCGCCTTGCTCTCTCCCCTTTCCTCACCCACCGCCCCCTTTCCCAGCCGCTACTCGTTCGAGATTTCCTCCACCACGGTCGCCCC is a genomic window containing:
- a CDS encoding histidine kinase, producing the protein MREPGGWWRRKSTPAKIETYTRWSFHFFALAEVAAVGLPLFGAMPGWLSVLLLVLLGGHAGLCALTASRALDWTRGRREQPLHMLWTLGAVTVAVAVTAIAITEHGPRGEDVDTAAGGIFAVVLIFGAGVIALGLRDRKRIFALVGGFATGAGVIAFPLGLPGPATLAAMVAVLLGAGFLAFTSVFSVWLLTAVYELDEARETRARLAVAEERLRFGRDLHDVMGRNLAVIALKSELAVQLARRGREEAVDQMTEVQRIAQETQREVRDVVRGYREADLEVELTGARGVLIAAGIACEITGEPGELPAEVQSALGWVVREATTNVLRHGDAKRCTVAVRTEEERVELTVENDGVLRSSGGAGGSGLAGLRERLAAVAGTLEAGPAREGVFRLVAQVPLPATEATS
- a CDS encoding response regulator transcription factor, with the translated sequence MTLRVLLADDEHLIRGALAALLSLEDDLAIVAEAATGPEALAMARAHGPDVAVLDLQMPGADGVKVATSLRTELPECKVLIVTSHGRPGHLKRALAAGVRGFVPKTVSAQRLAEIIRTVHAGNRYVDPELAADAISAGDSPLTAREAEVLELAADGAPVAEIAERAALSQGTVRNYLSSAVSKLGAENRHAAVRLARERGWV
- a CDS encoding phosphoribosylaminoimidazolesuccinocarboxamide synthase, producing MSGFVEKPEPLQVPGLVHLHTGKVRELYQNEAGDLVMVASDRLSAYDWVLPTEIPDKGRVLTQLSLWWFDQIADVMPNHVLSTEVPEGAPADWAGRTLVCKSLRMVPVEAVARGYLTGSGLLEYNESRTVCGLALPEGLTDGSELPAPIFTPATKAAVGEHDENVSYEEVARRVGADTAAQLRQATLAVYSRGRDIARDRGIILADTKFEFGFDGDTLVIADEVLTPDSSRFWPADQWEPGHAQPSYDKQFVRDWLTSAESGWDRRSEQPPPPLPQEVVDRTRAKYVEAYERLTGTSWS
- a CDS encoding N,N-dimethylformamidase beta subunit family domain-containing protein, with protein sequence MGPGPEHIRRWESGALAHAVTDPFGQGPVPWLRGSETYFDDTGQVVPWYVETDPAHTPKQGAPRVPAPRSSPGGGPRSADDVRRQIKGFTSTGAVAPGEAVDFHITVDPPQEFGVDIYRIGHYGGDGAAKITTSPRLSGIVQPPPLTADRTVSCHHWWLSWRLQIPSYWSNGAYVAVLTTVDGYRSHIPFTVRDNHPADLLLLLPDVTWQAYNLYPEDGRTGASLYHAWDESGRLLGEADAATTVSFDRPYAGAGLPMHVGHAYDFIRFAERYGYDLSYADARDLHAGHLDPTRYRGLVFPGHDEYWSTAMRRTVERARDSGTSLVFLSANTMYWQVELSPSPSGVPDRLLTCRKRRGPGKPVLWREVDRPEQQLVGIQYAGRVPEPHPLIVRNAEHWLWDATGAHEGDELAGLVAGEADRYFPRAPLPEHDDRILLAHSPYADSEGALRHQETSLYRAPSGALVFAAGTFAWSPALDRPGHRDTRVQRATANLLDRICKRD
- the purD gene encoding phosphoribosylamine--glycine ligase, which produces MKVLVIGNGAREHALCRSLSLDPDVSALHCAPGNAGIAEVAELHPVDALDGGAVAALAQRLGADLVVVGPEAPLVAGVADAVREAGIPVFGPSGEAAQLEGSKAFAKDVMAAAGVPTARSYVCTTPEEVAEALDAFGAPYVVKDDGLAAGKGVVVTSDIEAAAAHANACDRVVIEEFLDGPEVSLFAITDGDTVLPLQPAQDFKRALDGDEGPNTGGMGAYSPLPWADPKLVEEVLETVLQPTVDEMRRRGTPFSGLLYAGLAITSRGVRVIEFNARFGDPETQVVLARLKTPLAGVLLAAASGNLEDLPPLRWSEDAAVTVVVASHNYPATPRTGDPITGLDEVAEQDAPHTYVLHAGTRKDGDAVVSAGGRVLSVTASGKDLTEARERAYRAVGRIRLDGSQHRTDIAAKAASEA